From the genome of Bactrocera oleae isolate idBacOlea1 chromosome 2, idBacOlea1, whole genome shotgun sequence, one region includes:
- the LOC106618418 gene encoding uncharacterized protein CG4951, which produces MRIVNSCILELREHKGKRIVCSLKFEKSSDESFNTVEQRNFHWLDRSDWRTFDVQLEKIISKLEKKELEEKSFQLNDIIDVVVSISSTNVRTISKLLGHECFEKKDYPISLNCVFRKQSERKTKISADVCRDSQNFQKLNVYSSTNVDTSNHYGSIAQPDINLKFLKEKNIFSNYSSDDISSSDKKLVRFKNAKPSLNDKEKTKKRLSVNIKASPDDGIDLQKYDIQRKKLRSQCTSARREKISHVGVGELKESFNSYEESDDLIGESPVEIRSKTQETFLKAKPEQSPKSDSLRCRENKSNNKWLTKKEPEELVVSKKKSKLTKFKVKAPREIVTDCQHRQNEQIKANKKMKSFLEQIIQVPKKVKILTLNNMDSDEILNTFPKYKNQLDAIFNELRSKPKVSGYNGINHYSVIELIDNEKQLKMMHKLGEVYEKDADGLSMYPMLFANALMPEWLVNIFKDKYRFSYSEAVTHLNKQRLYMQYMATDDHY; this is translated from the exons ATGCGTATTGTCAATTCGTGCATATTGGAATTACGCGAG CACAAAGGTAAAAGAATTGTATGCAGTCTAAAATTTGAAAAGTCATCGGATGAGAGTTTTAATACAGTAGAACAACGGAACTTCCATTGGTTGGATAGATCAGATTGGAGAACATTTGACGTTCAGTTAGAAAAGATAATTAGTAAACTTGAAAAGAAGGAACTCGAAGAGAAATCTTTTCAATTAAATGATAtaattgatgttgttgtttcAATTTCCTCAACAAATGTGAGAACAATTTCTAAGCTTTTAGGTCATGAATGTTTTGAAAAGAAAGATTATCCAATATCCTTAAACTGCGTATTTCGAAAACAATCTGAGAGGAAAACTAAG ataTCTGCCGATGTTTGCAGAGACTCACAAAACTTCCAGAAATTGAACGTATATAGTTCTACAAATGTTGATACAAGTAACCATTATGGCAGTATTGCTCAACcagatataaatttaaaatttttgaaagagaaaaatatattttcaaactatAGTAGTGATGATATTAGTAGCAGTGACAAAAAGTTAGTCCGGTTTAAAAATGCCAAGCCGAGTTTGAATGATAAGGAAAAGACTAAAAAGCGTCTTTCAGTTAATATTAAAGCTTCACCAGATGATGGCATCGACTTACAAAAATATGACATACAAAGAAAGAAGCTTCGTTCCCAGTGTACGTCGGCCCGAAGAGAAAAAATTAGTCACGTAGGCGTTGGTGAACTTAAGGAATCTTTCAATTCCTATGAGGAAAGCGATGATTTAATTGGGGAATCACCAGTCGAAATAAGGTCAAAAACGCAAGAAACATTCCTAAAGGCGAAACCAGAACAAAGCCCAAAATCTGACAGTTTACGCTGTCgggaaaataaatcaaataataaatggctgACTAAGAAGGAACCTGAGGAGTTGGTTGTATCCAAAAAGAAATCTAAACTAACTAAATTCAAAGTAAAAGCGCCCAGAGAAATTGTTACAGATTGCCAGCATAGACAAAACGAACAAATTAAGGCTaacaaaaaaatgaaatcatttttggaacaaATAATACAGGTGCCAAAGAAGGTGAAAATTTT AACTCTCAACAATATGGACAGTGacgaaattttaaatacttttccaaaatataaaaatcagcTTGATGCTATTTTTAATGAACTGCGATCGAAACCAAAAGTATCCGGATACAATGGAATTAACCACTATTCAGTTATTGAACTAATAGATAAtgaaaaacaactaaaaatgaTGCACAAACTCGGTGAAGTATACGAAAAAGACGCAGATGGTCTATCCATG TATCCAATGCTTTTCGCGAACGCCTTGATGCCCGAGTggttagtaaatatatttaaggatAAGTATCGTTTTTCCTACAGCGAAGCAGTGACTCATTTAAATAAACAGCGACTTTATATGCAATACATGGCTACAGATGATCactattag
- the Prim2 gene encoding DNA primase large subunit: MDFRRKTRARLVRKPQYENLEIKYPHNVALYRTPPIEDIKINEFEDLALERLKVLRILEQANSKNLRFLSDEWKESINTELNREGLRGYLRLCMGNSVNPSTDSNKYEQELQARRRDYISHFILRLAYCRTEELKRWFLTREMELFKYKFSSMSGTDIKHFLELNKLEYVPLNDTQKYSVKDGLYESTVGQSISKIEMLDFYKVPFTQVLDLVRTRRCYLKSGFAYVNTHDFVSIIAVIQLNEIEHGLQSAQKLIREVEADERIFHLLKSLHTSYTGKDYALSKEGIVSPESLDQLSIKSFPICMRSCHEYLRTNHHLKHGGRMQYGLFLKGIGVTLEDSLRFFREEFTKKIDGEQFAKRYEYNIYHNYGKKGSMISYTPYSCLKIIQENAVQDDCRGCPYKTNDASMLKVKLASYGLSAVHVQEVMSYVSKGHYQLACGKYFQIMHDSPVELGVHHPNQYFEESQNVMGNRSTKKVSNTKQLNRNRRVASENIQVMNVDEDDELWNTAESQESTYNSLQAEKNAWDEDLDLAHIQVDC; the protein is encoded by the exons ATGGATTTTCGTCGAAAAACGCGTGCACGGTTAGTACGTAAACCACAGTACGAGAATCTAGAAATAAAGTATCCACATAATGTTGCACTTTACCGAACACCACCAATTGAAGACATTAAAATTAACGAATTCGAAGACTTGGCTCTAGAACGACTCAAAGTACTACGTATTCTGGAGCAAGCAAATTCTAAAAACCTTCGTTTTTTATCAGACGAATGGAAAGAATCAATCAACACTGAGCTGAATCGAGAAGGTCTGAGAGGTTACTTGCGACTTTGTATGGGCAACAGCGTTAATCCGTCTACGGATAGTAACAAATATGAACAAGAATTGCAAGCAAGGCGGCGTGATtacatttcacattttatccTGCGGTTGGCGTACTGTCGCACTGAAGAACTGAAGCG TTGGTTTCTGACGCGAGAAATGGAACttttcaaatacaaattttcatcCATGAGTGGTACTGACATCAAACATTTTCTTGAATTGAATAAACTAGAGTATGTTCCACTGAACGATACCCAAAAATATTCGGTTAAAGATGGATTATACGAGAGTACCGTTGGTCAGAGTATATCCAAAATTGAAATGCTGGATTTTTACAAAGTACCTTTTACACAGGTTTTGGACTTAGTACGAACACGACGATGCTATTTGAAGAGTGGGTTTGCATATGTAAACACACATGATTTTGTTTCAATTATAGCCGTTATTCAGCTCAATGAAATTGAGCATGGACTGCAATCTGCGCAAAAACTAATACGAGAGGTGGAAGCAGATGAGCGCATATTTCACTTACTAAAATCATTACATACTTCATATACAGGTAAAGATTATGCCCTCAGTAAAGAAGGAATTGTGTCACCAGAATCTTTGGATCAACTTTCAATAAAATCATTTCCAATATGCATGCGCAGTTGCCATGAATATCTGCGTACAAATCACCATCTTAAGCACGGCGGACGAATGCAGTACGGTCTTTTCCTCAAAGGAATTGGTGTAACTTTGGAGGATAGTCTGCGGTTTTTCCGAGAAGAATTTACAAAGAAAATCGATGGTGAACAATTTGCGAAGCGTTATGAATATAACATATATCACAATTACGGCAAAAAGGGCTCAATGATCAGTTATACACCCTATTCCTGCCTTAAGATAATCCAAGAGAACGCAGTCCAGGATGATTGTCGTGGATGTCCCTATAAAACAAATGACGCAAGTATGCTGAAAGTAAAACTTGCATCATATGGCCTGTCTGCGGTACATGTTCAAGAAGTCATGAGCTATGTGTCAAAAGGCCATTATCAGCTTGCATGTGGaaagtattttcaaataatGCACGATTCACCTGTAGAACTTGGAGTTCACCACCCGAATCAATATTTCGAAGAAAGTCAAAATGTGATGGGCAATCGCTCCACTAAAAAAGTAAGTAATACAAAACAACTTAATAGGAATAGGCGGGTTGCCTCTGAAAATATACAGGTTATGAACGTCGATGAAGATGACGAGCTCTGGAATACAGCTGAATCTCAAGAGAGTACTTACAACAGCCTGCAAGCGGAAAAGAATGCATGGGATGAAGACCTTGATCTTgcacatatacaagtagattgttaa
- the LOC106618414 gene encoding probable ATP-dependent RNA helicase DDX43, translated as MSDWEEENWDDEAQNVVKAPEIYKGNQNSYHNTGGNGRRENSDQHHSSEAARKRTSQVQNYREKINIPHDCVGLIIGRGGSNIQRIQNNYNVRVDLDKRTGSASIGGQNEEDVKDAYSYIERQLNSSSRNNSSTVHGKQNDFMYKVEQEEIINKNDKDVPHEVTEIDWGALVKKSKEASAKRWAQLPALTKNFYKENSEVTNLTTEDAVRIRKENNNITVSRVFKEDGVSENIPNPIWKFEQCFAAYPDLLEEINKQKFAKPSPIQSQAWPILLKGEDMIGIAQTGTGKTLAFLLPAMIHTEYQSTPRSERGGPNVLVLAPTRELALQIEKEVHKYSFRGMKAVCIYGGGNRRDQINNVQCGVEIIICTPGRLNDLIESKVIDVSSVTYLVLDEADRMLDMGFEPQIRKVLLDIRPDRQTVMTSATWPPGVRRLAQSYMSNPIQVCVGSLDLAATHTVKQIIEIMDEGDKYFAIKSFLKNMEKNDKAIIFCGKKTRADDLSSDLTIEGYMCTAIHGSREQSDREQAIADITSGYIKILIATDVASRGLDIDDITHVINFDFPRNIEEYVHRVGRTGRAGRTGTSISYITRTDWGVAKELISILEEADQDVPSELHEMAARFKSMKDRRANELSKCNFRDRNGAGSRGYNGGFRGGNGGGRY; from the exons ATGTCGGACTGGGAAGAAGAAAACTGGGATGATGAAGCCCAAAACGTAGTCAAAGCGCCCGAAATATACAAAGGTAACCAAAATAGTTACCACAACACAGGTGGTAATGGTCGGAGAGAAAATTCAGATCAACATCATTCCTCGGAGGCGGCCAGAAAACGAACATCCCAAGTTCAAAACtacagagaaaaaataaatattcctcATGACTGTGTTGGTCTGATTATAGGTCGCGGTGGATCCAATATACAACGCATTCAAAACAATTACAATGTACGAGTAGATCTCGATAAAAGAACTGGGTCAGCCTCAATTGGAGGGCAAAATGAGGAAGATGTAAAAGATGCTTATAGTTATATAGAACGTCAGTTGAATTCAAGTTCAAGAAATAACAGTAGTACTGTACATGGCAAACAAAACGACTTTATGTATAAAGTAGAACAAGaggaaataattaataaaaatgataaagatgTTCCGCATGAGGTAACTGAAATCGATTGGGGGGCTTTGGTGAAAAAATCG AAAGAAGCAAGTGCAAAACGTTGGGCTCAATTGCCTGCCTTGacaaaaaatttctataaagaaAATTCTGAAGTTACAAATTTAACTACCGAGGACGCTGTACGCATACGAAAGGAAAACAATAACATAACAGTATCACGTGTATTTAAGGAAGATGGCGTTTCAGAAAATATTCCAAATCCGATTTGGAAGTTTGAGCAATGTTTTGCAGCTTACCCCGATTTGTTAGAGgaaattaacaaacaaaagtTTGCGAAACCATCACCCATTCAATCACAAGCATGGCCAATTTTGTTAAAAGGGGAGGATATGATTGGTATTGCCCAAACCGGTACTGGTAAAACACTAGCTTTCTTGTTGCCCGCAATGATTCATACTGAGTACCAAAGTACACCACGTTCAGAGCGCGGCGGCCCCAATGTACTGGTCCTCGCCCCAACACGTGAACTGGCTTTGCAAATTGAAAAAGAAGTTCATAAATATTCATTCCGCGGTATGAAAGC cgtatgtatatatggcgGAGGGAATCGCCGTGATCAAATAAACAACGTCCAATGTGGTGTTGAAATAATCATTTGTACTCCAGGACGCCTTAATGATTTAATCGAATCCAAAGTCATTGATGTGTCTAGTGTTACTTATTTGGTACTGGATGAAGCAGACCGTATGTTAGACATGGGCTTTGAACCACAAATACGTAAAGTGTTGTTAGATATACGCCCCGATAGGCAAACAGTTATGACAAGCGCTACCTGGCCACCAGGAGTTCGTCGTCTGGCACAAAGTTATATGAGCAATCCTATACAAGTATGCGTAGGTTCACTAGATTTGGCAGCCACACACACAGTTAAGCAAATTATAGAAATAATGGACGAAGGGGATAAGTATTTTGCC attaagagttttttaaaaaatatggaaaaaaatgaTAAAGCTATAATATTTTGTGGAAAGAAGACACGAGCTGATGATTTGTCCAGCGATTTAACAATTGAAGGCTATATGTGTACCGCTATTCATGGTTCCCGAGAacag TCTGATCGAGAGCAAGCGATTGCAGATATTACCTCaggatatattaaaatattaatagccaCAGATGTAGCTTCCAGAGGATTAGATATCGACGACATAAC ACATgtgattaattttgattttcctCGCAACATCGAAGAATATGTGCATCGCGTTGGTCGAACCGGTCGTGCTGGCCGTACCGGAACGTCTATCAGTTATATTACTCGTACTGACTGGGGTGTTGCTAAGGAACTAATAAGTATTTTGGAAGAAGCTGACCAAGATGTTCCATCTGAACTTCATGAAATGGCTGCCCGTTTCAAATCGATGAAAGATCGGCGTGCAAACGAATTATCAAAATGCAATTTCCGTGATCGGAATGGAGCCGGTAGTCGCGGTTACAATGGTGGTTTTCGCGGTGGTAACGGAGGCGGACGCTACTAA
- the FBXO11 gene encoding F-box only protein 11, with amino-acid sequence MPSASFTSSRSYVRRSRRKGVNRIALPNRPSGNIMDPMQQNIPGPSSASHSGANSSSNAGAPSLQNNDNITNSNISPAPLDSSAIQSHSHSTSPVASCSSADTSSQSAAIVVSTSSATAATSTAAGAVSSEMFVDVSGASCSQSSNSGPSTSSGMSGSCSFGVVNSKNMLGSSCSNNIIGSSGLNGGGSFVGGHLMDSGSSNTCPGPSSSSTHSSTGNSNIVNHTSNCNSHYSNSVLCNSLSNVTASTSASATNSTHQSPYDLRRKMPANGHDHWCNTSTSAILSSPPTTVSTASSSNIATSNTNNSNSQSVSCGSPPHLGGSCNTASISVMPSSSSSSSAIVHAPLTSATFPVNSTATGAPLGPSPTVHSSIPQQHCSALPIGGIEDNNFMLPARKRSRRLYAQTAEVPCIAACTGSIMLAGPTAAQYLQYEMPDEVLLAIFSYLLEQDLCRLSLVCKRFNTIANDTELWKRLYQSVFEYDMPLFNSELCKFVFEKPEESEFTNPWKESFRQLYRGVHVRAGFQDKKYSGRSILFFNTIQGALDYPEERAAAAAIASSSNSNTSGGIANASNFGSNISAVANIYEENIQPADHPGPLIFLHAGHYKGEYLYIESDVALIGAASGNVAESVILEREAGSTMMFVEGAKYAYVGYLTLKFSPDVTSTVSHHKHYCLDIGENCSPTVDNCIIRSSSVVGAAVCVSGVNANPVIRNCDISDCENVGLYVTDYAQGTYEHNEISRNALAGIWVKNFASPIMRENHIHHGRDVGIFTFENGMGYFEKNDIHNNRIAGFEVKAGANPTVVKCEIHHGQTGGIYVHENGLGQFIENRIHSNNFAGVWITSNSNPTIRKNEIYNGHQGGVYIFGEGRGLIEHNNIYGNALAGIQIRTNSDPIVRHNKIHHGQHGGIYVHEKGQGLIEENEVYSNTLAGVWITTGSTPVLRRNRIHSGKQVGVYFYDNGHGKLEDNDIFNHLYSGVQIRTGSNPVIRGNKIWGGQNGGVLVYNGGLGLLEQNEIFDNAMAGVWIKTDSNPTLKRNKIYDGRDGGICIFNGGKGILEENDIFRNTQAGVLISTQSHPILRRNRIYDGQAAGVEITNNATATLEHNQIFKNKFGGLCLASGVQPIIRGNNIFNNEDEVEKAVSGGQCLYKISSYTSFPMHDFYRCQTCNTTDRNAICVNCIKNCHAGHDVEFIRHDRFFCDCGAGTLSNQCQLQGEPTQDTDTLYDSAAPMESHTLMVN; translated from the exons atgccCAGCGCTTCCTTTACATCGTCACGTTCATACGTGCGTCGTTCCCGTCGAAAAGGTGTCAATCGCATAGCTTTACCAAATCGTCCATCCg gtaaCATAATGGATCCTATGCAGCAAAACATTCCCGGACCAAGTTCTGCCTCACATTCTGGAGCAAATTCCAGTTCTAACGCCGGTGCACCTTCCCTTCAAAATAATGACAATATTACAAACTCAAATATTTCGCCTGCTCCGCTAGACTCATCGGCAATTCAATCACATTCTCATTCGACATCGCCAGTCGCATCATGTTCTTCTGCTGATACATCATCGCAATCAGCTGCAATTGTAGTTAGCACATcgtcagcaacagcagcaacgtcAACAGCTGCTGGTGCAGTTTCCTCAGAGATGTTTGTGGATGTCTCTGGGGCATCCTGTTCACAATCATCAAATTCAGGACCTTCTACGTCTAGCGGTATGTCAGGTTCTTGCTCATTTGGGGTAGTCAACTCAAAAAACATGCTTGGATCTTCTTGCTCTAATAATATAATAGGATCGTCAGGTCTTAATGGAGGAGGAAGTTTTGTGGGAGGTCACCTGATGGATTCTGGATCAAGTAATACTTGTCCAG GTCCGTCAAGTAGTTCAACTCATAGTAGTACCGGCAATTCTAATATTGTAAATCATACGAGca ATTGTAACTCACATTATTCTAATTCGGTATTGTGCAACTCTTTATCAAATGTAACGGCATCTACATCTGCATCCGCGACCAATAGTACACATCAATCACCATATGATCTTCGTCGCAAGATGCCTGCTAATGGACATGATCATTGGTGTAATACCAGTACATCTGCTATACTTTCATCTCCTCCTACAACAGTTTCTACAGCCAGCAGCAGCAATATTGCAACTTCAAACACGAACAACAGCAACTCGCAATCAGTTTCTTGTGGCTCACCGCCTCATCTGGGAGGAAGTTGCAACACCGCATCCATCTCTGTTATGCCATCATCATCATCCTCATCATCAGCCATTGTGCATGCGCCATTAACTAGTGCCACTTTTCCTGTAAATTCAACCGCTACTGGTGCACCATTGGGTCCATCGCCTACAGTGCACAGTTCAATACCGCAACAACATTGCAGTGCTCTTCCGATTGGCGGAATTGAAGACAATAATTTTATGTTACCAGCTCGCAAGCGATCACGACGTTTGTATGCACAAACTGCAGAAGTGCCATGTATTGCTGCCTGTACAGGGAGCATCATGCTAGCAGGTCCAACTGCAGCTCAATACTTACAATACGAAATGCCCGACGAAGTTCTGCTCGCCATATTTTCATATCTTCTAGAGCAGGATTTGTGTCGGCTATCACTTGTTTGTAAACGTTTTAACACTATCGCTAACGATACCGAATTGTGGAAGCGATTGTATCAGTCCGTGTTCGAATATGACATGCCACTATTTAATTCCGAACTATGTAAATTCGTCTTTGAAAAACCAGAAGAATCTGAGTTTACCAATCCATGGAAAGAGAGTTTCCGTCAACTTTACCGTGGCGTACATGTTCGTGCAGGTTTTCAG GATAAAAAGTACTCCGGTCGTAGTATATTATTCTTCAATACAATACAAGGAGCGTTGGACTATCCTGAAGAACGTGCCGCAGCTGCAGCAATTGCTAGTTCAAGCAACTCAAATACATCTGGAGGTATTGCTAATGCAAGCAATTTTGGTAGTAATATTAGTGCAGTAGCGAACATTtatgaagaaaatatacaaCCCGCGGATCATCCAGGGCCACTTATCTTCCTACATGCTGGTCATTACAAAGgcgaatatttgtatatagaatcGGATGTAGCTTTGATTGGTGCAGCATCTGGAAACGTGGCCGAATCCGTCATATTAGAACGTGAAGCGGGTTCCACTATGATGTTTGTTGAAGGTGCCAAATATGCTTATGTTGGCTATTTGACGTTGAAGTTCTCTCCTGATGTCACATCCACGGTGTCTCATCATAAACATTATTGTTTGGATATTGGAGAGAATTGCTCACCAACAGTAGATAACTGCATTATACGCAGCTCATCGGTTGTGGGCGCAGCTGTTTGTGTTAGCGGTGTTAATGCTAATCCTGTCATACGCAACTGCGATATAAGCGATTGTGAGAATGTTGGTCTTTATGTAACGGACTATGCTCAAGGAACTTATGAGCACAATGAAATAAGTCGCAATGCTTTGGCCGGAATATGGGTAAAGAACTTTGCCAGTCCTATTATGCGAGAGAATCACATTCATCATGGACGCGATGTGGGCATATTTACATTTGAAAACGGCATG GGTTACTTTGAGAAGAACGATATACACAACAATCGCATTGCTGGTTTTGAAGTGAAAGCAGGTGCAAACCCTACTGTAGTCAAATGTGAGATACATCATGGACAAACCGGCGGAATTTATGTGCATGAGAATGGTTTGGGACAGTTCATTGAGAATCGCATACACTCAAATAATTTTGcag gcgTCTGGATAACTTCAAATAGTAATCCCACTATACGCAAGAATGAGATATATAATGGGCATCAAGGTGGCGTATACATATTTGGAGAAGGTCGTGGGCTTATCGagcataataatatatatggaaATGCTTTGGCTGGTATACAGATACGAACAAATAGTGATCCGATAGTGCGTCATAATAAAATCCATCACGGCCAACATGGGGGTATATACGTACATGAAAAGGGGCAAGGTCTTATTGAAGAAAACGAAGTCTATTCCAACACATTGGCAGGTGTCTGGATAACAACAGGCAGTACTCCAGTTTTGCGCCGAAATCGCATACATTCTGGAAAACAG GTGggtgtatatttttatgataatgGCCATGGAAAACTTGAGGACAACGACATCTTTAATCACCTGTACTCGGGTGTACAAATACGTACTGGCAGTAATCCCGTTATACGTGGAAATAAAATTTGGGGCGGACAAAACGGTGGTGTATTAGTTTACAATGGGGGTCTCGGTTTATTAGagcaaaatgaaatatttgataATGCAATGGCTGGGGTGTGGATAAAAACTGATTCAAATCCGACGTTGAAACGCAATAAGATATATGATGGGCGCGACGGCggcatttgtatatttaatggTGGCAAAGGTATTCTTGAAGAGAACGACATCTTTCGCAATACCCAGGCTGGTGTTCTCATTTCTACTCAATCTCATCCAATTCTGAGACGCAATCGTATTTACGATGGTCAGGCAGCTGGAGTCGAAATCACCAACAATGCAACTGCGACATTAGAgcataatcaaatatttaaaaataaattcggtGGATTATGCCTGGCGAGCGGTGTTCAGCCCATTATACGCGGCAATAATATATTCAACAACGAGGACGAAGTCGAAAAGGCAGTCTCCGGAGGGCAGTGTCTGTACAAAATTAGCAGTTATACATCATTTCCCATGCACGACTTCTATCGTTGTCAAACCTGTAATACCACTGACCGCAATGCGATTTGTGTCAATTGCATTAAGAATTGTCACGCAGGCCATGATGTGGAATTTATACGACATGACCG CTTTTTTTGTGATTGCGGTGCTGGTACGCTTTCGAATCAGTGTCAATTGCAAGGCGAACCCACTCAGGATACGGATACTCTGTATGACTCAGCAGCTCCGATGGAATCTCATACTCTTATGGTGAACTAA